A genomic region of Streptomyces sp. R33 contains the following coding sequences:
- a CDS encoding SAM-dependent methyltransferase has translation MAKPVPLQTSSSRLSAIWLGTRSPHQGDQDVARAVRNVFPRQPAAARINREHHLLITDTFAQRGITQILDLGCGYPANGQHGAADPLLSQNTHEVVQRRWHAASVTYVDNDPDVVNARRTEIAATASQTRTRTLLADITDTVDLLEQLTREAAVTRDRPVAVLAHDVFPWIPDDDAIRRCVASLREWLPPGSALSITHATADMTPTWIQRLTGVYAEAGLSFRPRGHGFATDLFGDWEDLYGGPVRVIPTARHQPGHHESKAPDFHSAGYAGVAIKPSA, from the coding sequence ATGGCGAAACCGGTTCCCCTGCAGACCAGCTCCTCCAGACTGTCCGCTATCTGGCTCGGGACACGAAGCCCCCACCAAGGCGATCAGGACGTCGCACGCGCCGTCAGGAACGTCTTCCCTCGCCAACCCGCGGCAGCCAGGATCAACCGTGAGCACCACCTGCTCATCACCGACACCTTCGCCCAGCGAGGGATCACTCAGATCCTGGACCTCGGGTGTGGGTATCCGGCGAATGGCCAGCACGGAGCCGCCGATCCGCTCCTGTCCCAGAACACCCACGAGGTCGTGCAACGGCGCTGGCATGCCGCGTCCGTCACCTACGTCGACAACGACCCCGACGTCGTCAACGCCCGGCGCACCGAGATCGCGGCCACCGCCAGTCAGACCCGCACTCGAACGCTCCTCGCAGACATCACGGACACGGTCGACCTCCTCGAGCAGCTCACGCGGGAAGCCGCGGTGACCCGAGACCGCCCGGTCGCCGTCCTTGCCCACGACGTCTTCCCGTGGATCCCGGACGACGACGCCATACGCCGCTGCGTCGCCTCCCTACGTGAGTGGCTGCCACCCGGCAGCGCCCTGTCCATCACGCATGCAACCGCTGACATGACCCCGACCTGGATCCAGCGGCTCACGGGCGTGTACGCCGAGGCAGGCCTCTCCTTCCGCCCCCGCGGCCACGGCTTCGCCACAGACCTGTTCGGGGACTGGGAGGACCTATACGGCGGTCCCGTGCGTGTCATCCCCACTGCGCGGCACCAGCCCGGCCACCACGAATCGAAAGCCCCCGACTTCCACTCCGCCGGCTACGCCGGAGTCGCCATCAAGCCCTCCGCCTAG
- a CDS encoding acyl-CoA thioesterase — MGDFGDGGVGLLPSNLQEVLGDGADHVRMRMFSMLVPKDPAERLARNFLLREQTIRYKHPLETWETPVRIEAWVTDVKRVSLTFHFEVKDDERVYATATSVVAGYDSIRSGIRRFEQDELDVFNSYADSTQDAGN; from the coding sequence CTGGGGGACTTCGGGGATGGTGGCGTAGGGCTGCTTCCATCGAACCTTCAAGAGGTACTGGGCGACGGCGCTGACCATGTCCGCATGCGCATGTTCAGCATGCTGGTCCCCAAGGACCCCGCCGAGCGCCTGGCCCGCAACTTCCTCCTGCGCGAGCAGACCATCCGCTACAAGCACCCGCTCGAGACCTGGGAGACCCCGGTCCGCATCGAAGCCTGGGTGACCGACGTCAAGCGGGTCTCCCTCACCTTCCACTTTGAGGTGAAAGACGACGAGCGCGTCTACGCCACCGCGACCTCCGTCGTGGCTGGCTACGACTCCATCCGGAGTGGCATCCGCCGTTTCGAGCAGGACGAGCTCGACGTGTTCAACAGCTACGCCGACAGCACGCAGGACGCGGGCAACTGA
- a CDS encoding LysR family transcriptional regulator, with the protein MSSLPSGPLTVPGPEGFRGDLLGCSPHLLDLTWDQMRTLVVVHEEGTALAAARILGREQSSVQKQLDILNRNFQALTGELLVIKQGRGRELLFTPTGLEVVDRIRATFSDWLQGIAASRRRLGSQLTVGTTEFTLGFLGRVWERIEPEFMEREVELKVVHVRTRDFRQRLDSNQVDLLCGGMAAPADGGLVAPEYDFLEWHREGLALLTNLPVRELPARKVGVERLRNLPLVIPSRGVIADFVEHWYGPDFRAHLQIVAEIDDIYYGLALLRSGMTYGCMLCARSIGEAAVQGRLPGGEGFRLVEFADDFDPVLELVSGVFARKGERDSYDASHPLNILWEAFREEAASGRPLPL; encoded by the coding sequence ATGAGCTCGTTACCGTCCGGACCGCTGACCGTGCCCGGACCTGAGGGGTTCAGAGGCGATCTGCTGGGCTGCTCACCGCACTTGTTGGATCTGACCTGGGACCAGATGCGCACGCTGGTCGTCGTCCACGAGGAGGGCACCGCGCTGGCCGCAGCCCGGATCCTCGGGCGGGAGCAGTCCAGCGTCCAGAAGCAGCTGGACATCCTCAACCGCAACTTCCAGGCACTCACGGGAGAGTTGCTCGTGATCAAGCAGGGCCGGGGCCGCGAGCTGCTGTTCACCCCGACCGGGCTCGAGGTCGTCGACCGCATCCGGGCCACATTCTCCGACTGGCTCCAGGGCATCGCGGCGTCCCGCCGGCGGCTCGGCAGCCAGCTGACCGTGGGCACGACGGAGTTCACCCTGGGGTTCCTCGGGCGGGTGTGGGAGCGTATCGAGCCGGAGTTCATGGAGCGCGAGGTGGAGCTCAAGGTGGTCCACGTGCGCACCCGCGACTTCCGGCAGCGGCTGGACTCCAACCAGGTGGACCTGCTCTGCGGAGGGATGGCGGCGCCGGCCGACGGCGGGCTCGTCGCCCCGGAGTACGACTTCTTGGAGTGGCACCGTGAGGGCCTGGCCCTGCTGACCAACCTGCCCGTGCGCGAACTGCCGGCCCGGAAGGTCGGCGTGGAACGGCTGCGCAACCTCCCGCTGGTCATCCCCTCCCGCGGGGTGATCGCGGACTTCGTCGAGCACTGGTACGGCCCGGACTTTCGCGCGCACCTGCAGATCGTCGCCGAGATCGACGACATTTACTACGGACTGGCACTGTTGCGGTCCGGCATGACCTACGGCTGCATGCTCTGCGCCCGGTCTATAGGCGAAGCCGCCGTCCAAGGCCGGCTGCCCGGCGGCGAGGGCTTCCGCCTGGTCGAATTCGCCGACGACTTCGACCCCGTGCTGGAGCTGGTAAGCGGGGTGTTCGCGCGCAAGGGTGAGCGGGACTCCTACGACGCCTCCCACCCGCTGAACATCCTGTGGGAGGCCTTCCGCGAAGAGGCCGCCTCCGGCCGGCCGCTGCCCCTGTGA
- a CDS encoding ATP-binding protein has product MNPHQITRDNMLKALASPTAVSACMNLPSRPESVKTARDFVADQLAWWGHPDLEDAATLVCSELVTNAVTHANPDPSTSECMVALTLVPGEALITQVADPHPAPPIPKATFPGTLAEHGRGLSIVTQLTAHWSASPRPDGKGKVISAYLLIAEQPACAARTGSTCPIARARTDRS; this is encoded by the coding sequence ATGAACCCCCACCAGATCACGCGCGACAACATGCTCAAGGCACTGGCCTCACCCACCGCCGTCTCGGCCTGTATGAATCTGCCCAGCCGCCCTGAATCCGTGAAAACCGCACGGGACTTCGTCGCGGACCAGTTGGCCTGGTGGGGCCATCCGGACTTGGAAGACGCTGCCACGCTGGTCTGCAGTGAGCTGGTCACCAATGCCGTCACGCACGCCAATCCGGACCCTTCAACGAGCGAATGCATGGTCGCGCTCACCCTGGTCCCCGGAGAAGCTCTGATCACCCAGGTAGCGGACCCTCATCCCGCGCCCCCGATTCCAAAGGCCACCTTCCCGGGCACCCTGGCGGAGCACGGCCGCGGGCTGTCCATCGTCACGCAGTTGACCGCCCACTGGAGTGCCTCCCCCAGACCCGACGGGAAGGGGAAGGTCATCAGCGCCTACCTACTGATCGCCGAACAGCCTGCCTGCGCAGCTCGCACCGGAAGCACTTGCCCGATCGCACGCGCCAGGACCGATCGCTCGTGA
- a CDS encoding Tat pathway signal protein: MPRERNILLEGVLRHLSWSQATTARHLQRVAAEVGADDLKAVSASHVNQWVRGSHPEASATRILCEALSRGLSSRGTHRVVTAADIGLKDPDEKAGSATRDSDSIAQLVDLGGTDLDLERRRTLKGAAFSLAGMFLPSDRWWQDTVTAAQSRKPSDAWQVGPDDVAAVREMTQLLSQREQRRGGQDGRSALVAYLRTDVANYLGGRFPDHRTRQEMFTAAGELAYLAGWTAFDSSEHALAQKWLGVALRLAAEADDAPLAGHILRAQAHQTLDLGHPTQALRLAEASVAHRRYTDASPRERSLLGVVHARSLAAAGHKQQAIAALLRAEDDLRHAESGDGEPARVFFFSEASLAHETARTLQGLGDLRGAEREFQRSVRTRRAQSFARTHAVTLGLLGAVQIQRGAVDAACATWSQALDTMQGVQSGRALDTVVQMRRSLSPYRGRGGTSLAQLDDRARLVISRVR; this comes from the coding sequence GTGCCGCGTGAGCGCAACATCCTGCTGGAGGGCGTGCTGAGGCACCTGAGCTGGTCGCAGGCAACGACCGCCCGGCATCTGCAGCGTGTGGCGGCCGAGGTCGGTGCCGACGACTTGAAAGCGGTGTCGGCCTCGCATGTAAACCAGTGGGTTCGCGGATCGCACCCTGAGGCGTCGGCGACCCGTATCTTGTGCGAAGCGTTGTCGCGAGGGCTGAGCAGCCGAGGGACCCATCGGGTCGTCACGGCAGCCGACATCGGGCTCAAAGACCCTGATGAGAAGGCAGGTTCCGCAACCCGGGACAGCGACTCGATCGCACAGCTCGTCGATCTCGGGGGGACCGACTTGGACCTGGAGCGCCGCCGCACCCTGAAGGGTGCAGCCTTCTCTCTCGCGGGGATGTTCCTGCCGTCCGACCGATGGTGGCAGGACACCGTCACTGCAGCTCAGTCGCGGAAGCCGTCGGACGCATGGCAGGTCGGCCCGGACGACGTGGCCGCCGTACGGGAAATGACGCAGCTGCTTTCCCAGCGTGAACAGCGCCGCGGCGGCCAGGACGGCCGCTCCGCCCTCGTGGCCTATCTCCGGACCGACGTCGCCAATTACCTCGGCGGCCGATTCCCGGACCACCGCACACGGCAGGAGATGTTCACTGCTGCTGGCGAACTGGCATACCTGGCTGGCTGGACCGCTTTCGACTCCTCCGAACACGCACTCGCCCAGAAGTGGCTCGGTGTTGCCCTTCGTCTGGCCGCCGAAGCCGACGACGCTCCCCTGGCCGGACACATCCTCCGAGCTCAGGCGCACCAGACCCTAGACCTCGGTCATCCCACCCAAGCCCTCCGACTGGCCGAGGCCTCCGTTGCCCACCGCCGCTACACGGATGCGAGCCCGCGCGAACGCTCCCTCCTGGGGGTCGTTCATGCAAGAAGCCTGGCGGCAGCCGGTCACAAGCAGCAGGCCATCGCCGCTCTGCTGCGTGCAGAAGACGACCTGCGCCATGCTGAAAGCGGAGACGGCGAGCCTGCCCGAGTCTTCTTCTTCTCCGAGGCGAGCCTCGCGCACGAAACGGCCCGCACCCTGCAGGGCCTCGGAGATCTCCGCGGAGCTGAACGTGAGTTCCAGCGCAGCGTCCGCACCCGCCGAGCCCAGTCTTTTGCCCGCACCCACGCGGTCACCCTCGGCCTCCTGGGCGCGGTGCAGATACAGCGCGGAGCTGTCGATGCGGCCTGTGCCACCTGGTCCCAAGCCCTGGACACCATGCAGGGAGTCCAGTCAGGCCGGGCCCTGGACACCGTGGTCCAGATGCGCCGATCCCTGTCTCCTTACCGAGGCCGCGGAGGAACGTCGCTGGCCCAACTGGACGATCGTGCCCGCCTGGTGATCAGCCGGGTACGCTGA
- a CDS encoding AAA family ATPase, producing MDKVTVGPCTLEERDGEIVSLTRWWREACAGTGRLVLVGGDAGAGKTVLVEEFGRRLGDVRLLRGSCEPLTTPIALGPLRDMAHSLSPTLRRKLTGPADPAEARRLMLDELRGGADPTLVVLDDAHWADEATLDLLRFLGRRIEACPAMLVVAYRQDEVGARHPLRVLAGDLAALPVVRRLTVPMLSEEAVARLAAGTDIDPAELYRRTGGNAFFVTQVLGDGRATVPPTVRDAVLARAARLEPGAREALDALACLGTRAAPWLVEAVSGRAAEDVDACLDRGLVAADDGAVAFRHELVRVAIMEAIPPGRAAALHRRALAVLGTRPPGEVEPARLADHAERADDRAAVLVYAPLAAQRASGLGAHTEAAAHLRRALAVLRGRLDADRAGLLEELGRQCHLADDLDGALRARQEAVEAWREVGDDRRRGGALVGLAITAAHLARDIPLGEKACDEALALLAGQPPGPEYALACAIRAKLSGMAFRNADAVTWGERLLATADEDTGPLDRALALLSIGIGRAQDGDVAGLDLIAESVRLANEASAHDQAGLGYFWLQLICVTRRWYQQAERWYGEALSFSDDHGQEVWRQWLRAFRSRALLDQGRWDEAEALASEVLRTAGVDDGRRMLAMVVLGRLRSRRGDSDPRPLLHRVRSVMVTAEPTVGWIIGSTPALAEAAAYTGDLDQVRTVVTPALAAAAAQGEPWLLGELVYWLSRADGPAAVPERAAEPYRLQLSGRPRESAERWQEIGCPYEAALALADTTDEGMLREALAAFDRLGARPMRDITARRLRRLGVRDIPRRPSHSTGPDGLSAREQEVLALLANGLRNAEIADELFLSRRTVEHHVAAVLHKLGSKNRSEAARYARRNGV from the coding sequence ATGGACAAGGTGACGGTCGGCCCCTGCACGCTCGAGGAACGGGACGGCGAGATCGTGTCGCTGACCCGCTGGTGGCGTGAGGCGTGTGCCGGCACGGGACGGCTCGTTCTCGTCGGCGGTGACGCGGGGGCGGGCAAGACCGTCCTGGTCGAGGAGTTCGGCCGGAGGCTGGGCGATGTGCGCCTGCTCCGTGGCAGCTGCGAACCCCTCACCACGCCGATTGCGCTCGGTCCGCTGCGCGACATGGCCCACAGCTTGTCGCCGACGCTGCGCCGGAAACTCACCGGCCCGGCCGATCCGGCGGAGGCACGCCGCCTGATGCTCGACGAGTTGCGGGGCGGCGCCGACCCCACCCTCGTGGTGCTCGACGACGCGCACTGGGCCGACGAGGCCACGCTGGACCTGCTGCGTTTCCTGGGCCGCCGCATCGAGGCCTGCCCGGCCATGCTCGTCGTGGCCTACCGGCAGGACGAGGTGGGGGCACGCCACCCCCTGCGCGTCCTGGCCGGGGACCTTGCGGCCCTTCCCGTCGTACGCCGGCTGACCGTGCCGATGCTGTCCGAGGAGGCCGTGGCACGGCTTGCGGCGGGAACGGACATCGACCCGGCCGAGCTGTACCGGCGCACGGGCGGCAACGCGTTCTTCGTGACCCAGGTCCTGGGGGATGGCCGGGCCACCGTTCCCCCCACGGTCCGGGACGCGGTGCTCGCTCGCGCCGCCCGCCTGGAGCCGGGTGCGCGGGAGGCCCTCGATGCCCTCGCCTGTCTCGGGACCCGGGCGGCCCCATGGCTGGTGGAGGCGGTTTCGGGCCGGGCGGCCGAGGACGTCGACGCCTGCCTGGACCGCGGGCTGGTCGCCGCCGATGACGGAGCGGTTGCATTCCGGCACGAGCTGGTCCGTGTCGCGATCATGGAGGCGATCCCGCCGGGACGCGCGGCGGCCCTGCACCGGCGGGCACTGGCCGTACTCGGTACACGGCCGCCCGGCGAAGTGGAACCGGCGCGGCTCGCCGATCACGCGGAGCGTGCCGACGACCGGGCCGCCGTGCTCGTCTACGCGCCCCTCGCGGCACAGCGGGCATCCGGGCTGGGGGCTCACACGGAGGCCGCGGCGCACCTTCGCCGCGCGCTCGCCGTCCTCCGGGGCAGGCTGGACGCGGACCGGGCCGGGCTCCTGGAGGAACTCGGTCGGCAGTGTCATCTCGCGGATGACCTCGACGGCGCCCTGCGCGCCCGGCAGGAGGCCGTCGAGGCGTGGCGGGAGGTCGGCGACGACCGTCGGCGGGGCGGGGCGCTGGTCGGGCTGGCGATCACCGCGGCGCACCTGGCCCGGGACATCCCGCTCGGGGAGAAGGCCTGCGACGAGGCACTCGCGCTGCTGGCGGGGCAGCCACCAGGACCCGAGTACGCACTCGCCTGCGCCATCCGCGCGAAGCTCTCCGGAATGGCGTTCCGCAACGCTGACGCGGTCACTTGGGGCGAGCGGCTCCTCGCCACGGCCGACGAGGACACCGGACCGCTGGATCGGGCGCTCGCGCTGTTGTCGATCGGCATCGGCCGCGCGCAGGACGGCGACGTGGCCGGCCTCGACCTGATCGCGGAGAGCGTCCGACTGGCGAACGAGGCATCCGCACACGATCAGGCCGGACTCGGCTACTTCTGGCTCCAGCTGATCTGCGTGACCCGCCGCTGGTACCAGCAGGCCGAGCGGTGGTACGGGGAGGCTCTCTCCTTCAGCGACGATCACGGGCAGGAGGTATGGCGCCAGTGGCTGCGTGCCTTCCGGTCACGGGCGCTGCTCGACCAGGGCCGATGGGACGAAGCCGAGGCGCTCGCCTCCGAGGTGCTGCGCACAGCGGGCGTGGACGACGGACGCAGGATGCTCGCCATGGTGGTGCTGGGCCGGCTGCGCTCCCGCCGAGGTGACTCCGATCCCCGCCCGCTGCTGCACCGGGTCCGCTCGGTCATGGTCACCGCCGAGCCGACCGTCGGCTGGATCATCGGTTCCACTCCGGCGCTGGCCGAAGCCGCGGCGTACACCGGCGACCTCGACCAGGTACGCACGGTGGTCACCCCGGCCCTGGCCGCCGCCGCGGCGCAGGGTGAGCCGTGGCTTCTCGGCGAGCTGGTCTACTGGCTCTCGCGCGCCGACGGACCGGCCGCAGTCCCGGAGCGGGCCGCAGAACCGTACCGGCTCCAACTGTCGGGCCGCCCGCGCGAGTCGGCGGAGCGTTGGCAGGAGATCGGCTGCCCCTACGAGGCCGCGCTAGCCCTCGCCGACACCACTGACGAAGGGATGCTGCGAGAGGCACTCGCGGCCTTCGACCGCCTCGGAGCACGACCAATGCGCGACATCACAGCCCGGCGCCTGCGCCGGCTCGGGGTGCGCGACATCCCCAGACGCCCTTCCCACAGCACCGGCCCCGATGGACTCAGCGCCCGTGAGCAGGAGGTGCTCGCCCTGCTTGCCAATGGCCTCCGCAATGCCGAGATCGCCGACGAGCTGTTCCTGTCGCGACGCACCGTAGAGCACCACGTCGCCGCCGTGCTGCACAAGCTCGGCAGCAAGAACCGGTCGGAAGCGGCTCGATACGCCCGGCGCAACGGCGTGTAG
- a CDS encoding SAM-dependent methyltransferase yields the protein MDDPITLEAVAHVVGGHEKPADDYQGGAESIIRLRPDFPLDTLQGLEEFSHLIVTWRFHLGSDADLHLGARSPRNNPEWEPTGTFVHRNHRRPNRMATSFPRLLKVEGRDLHVTDLDAVNGTPIYDLGPYFEQMGPRGPITAPAWPAVMLEHYWDPAAERP from the coding sequence GTGGACGACCCGATCACGTTGGAGGCCGTTGCCCATGTCGTCGGCGGCCACGAGAAGCCGGCCGATGACTACCAGGGGGGAGCCGAATCGATCATCCGCCTTCGCCCGGACTTCCCGCTGGACACCTTGCAGGGCCTTGAGGAGTTCTCCCACCTGATCGTCACCTGGCGCTTCCACCTGGGATCCGATGCCGACCTCCACCTCGGAGCCCGCAGCCCCCGGAACAACCCGGAGTGGGAGCCCACCGGCACCTTCGTGCACCGAAACCACCGGCGCCCCAACCGTATGGCTACCAGCTTTCCCCGGCTGCTCAAGGTCGAAGGACGGGATCTGCACGTCACCGACCTTGACGCTGTCAACGGCACCCCGATCTACGATCTCGGCCCCTACTTCGAGCAGATGGGACCCCGCGGCCCCATCACCGCCCCGGCCTGGCCGGCGGTGATGCTGGAGCACTACTGGGACCCTGCTGCCGAGCGACCCTGA
- a CDS encoding cysteine desulfurase family protein: MTDRPIYLDHQATTPLDPRVLDSMMPFLTDQFGNPGSAHAYGQAASRAVSAARRHVAHLIGAKNPVEIVFTSGATEANHLAIVGGSLAARPHGGHVVTTAIEHKAVLAACQYLVDHHGYTCTRVDVDSHGSVRPDDVIAALKPDTVMVSVMHANNEIGTIQRIEAIAEVVHHRRILMHTDAAQSAGYGLIDTSGLDADFVSLSAHKLYGPKGIGALFVRGRTRLTALQTGGGQERGLRAGTLNVPAIVGFGAAAALITTDTVTPNGEIRALRDRLAQRLCDAIPGSTVNGHPRRRLPGNLSITLPAVEAADLLDHMPTLAASTGSACNTGSAEPSHVLTAIGLSRAAARRTLRLGLGRTTTGSDIDLALKMIVGAAAHPLMACTPVGGIDQFR; encoded by the coding sequence ATGACCGACCGGCCGATCTACCTCGACCACCAGGCCACCACCCCGCTCGACCCTCGCGTGCTCGACTCGATGATGCCCTTCCTCACCGACCAGTTCGGAAACCCCGGTAGCGCCCACGCCTACGGCCAGGCCGCATCCCGGGCGGTCAGCGCCGCCCGCCGGCACGTCGCCCACCTCATCGGTGCGAAGAACCCCGTCGAGATCGTGTTCACCTCCGGTGCCACCGAGGCCAACCACCTCGCGATCGTCGGCGGTTCCCTGGCCGCCCGGCCCCACGGCGGGCACGTCGTTACCACCGCCATCGAGCACAAGGCAGTCCTCGCCGCCTGCCAGTACCTCGTCGACCACCACGGCTACACCTGCACCCGCGTCGACGTGGACAGCCACGGCAGCGTCCGGCCCGACGACGTCATCGCCGCACTCAAGCCGGACACCGTCATGGTGTCGGTCATGCACGCCAACAACGAGATCGGCACCATCCAGCGGATCGAAGCCATCGCCGAGGTCGTCCACCACCGCCGAATCCTGATGCACACCGACGCCGCACAAAGCGCTGGCTACGGCCTCATCGACACTTCCGGGCTCGACGCCGACTTCGTCTCGCTATCCGCCCACAAGCTCTACGGGCCGAAGGGCATCGGAGCACTGTTCGTCCGCGGCCGCACCCGCCTTACCGCCCTCCAGACCGGCGGAGGGCAGGAGCGGGGGCTACGCGCGGGCACCCTCAACGTTCCCGCCATCGTCGGCTTCGGCGCCGCCGCAGCGCTGATCACGACCGACACCGTCACCCCCAATGGAGAGATCCGGGCGCTGCGTGACCGCCTCGCACAGCGGCTCTGTGACGCGATCCCGGGCTCCACCGTCAACGGCCACCCTCGGCGCCGGCTGCCGGGCAACCTGAGCATCACCCTCCCGGCCGTGGAAGCCGCCGACCTCCTAGACCACATGCCGACCCTCGCCGCCTCCACGGGCTCCGCCTGCAACACCGGCTCCGCCGAACCTTCCCACGTCCTCACCGCGATCGGCCTGTCCCGGGCCGCAGCCCGCCGGACCCTCCGCCTCGGCCTCGGCCGCACAACCACCGGCTCCGACATCGACCTGGCCCTCAAGATGATCGTCGGCGCCGCCGCGCACCCGCTCATGGCCTGTACGCCGGTCGGTGGAATCGACCAGTTTCGGTAG
- a CDS encoding nucleoside triphosphate pyrophosphohydrolase encodes MLLEGKLVRDRIPEIIREDGFEPKVYVAEPTEYRARLHAKLTEEVREVQEADATTAPEELADVMEVVYALAADYGIDQQQLEKIRQDKADQRGGFADRIVWTGNR; translated from the coding sequence GTGCTGCTCGAAGGCAAGCTGGTCCGGGACCGAATTCCGGAGATCATCCGCGAAGACGGATTTGAGCCCAAGGTCTACGTGGCGGAGCCGACGGAATACCGGGCCCGCCTCCACGCGAAGCTGACCGAGGAGGTCCGCGAAGTCCAGGAGGCGGACGCGACCACAGCCCCGGAGGAGCTCGCCGACGTAATGGAGGTCGTCTACGCCCTGGCCGCCGACTACGGCATCGACCAGCAGCAGCTGGAGAAGATCCGCCAGGACAAGGCCGACCAGCGCGGAGGCTTCGCCGACCGCATCGTCTGGACCGGCAACCGCTGA
- a CDS encoding methyltransferase domain-containing protein, with translation MLLASINLNKRLGADGARARLAAWLRSRDVAVVVAQEPYKPADRRPPVLPGYVFAGGDGHLAAWVREDVRVPVVSAPTHWAQRLELGWLTVVQVHLDAYTSAARASQLIDLASMAAGEKGRPLLICGDFNLAPRPEDGVYGDEVSGFTADAERKALEQLLDSAGLVDTTKGEGDPTFTFERTFSGRLSRFRCDLALLSDHLAPETPVTTDGTVRTGERAFTDHSALLLDLPVTPDAADPPEDVLFSIGELTGADPAPGVHRAYQPHKTAMSRQGPSPAARAVTATLTGPLGVSTLLDHGCGRGADVAHYRSAGLEADGYDPHADFGWPRPERGGYDLVTQAFVLNVLPNPWERVRALQDAASFVRPGGHVLVVTRSPEEITKAAAAGGWARHHDGFWSSEGKGTFQRGISAEEGVLLGRHAGLAPAGNSAPRLSLSGVSYVLLGRVAG, from the coding sequence ATGCTGCTCGCCTCGATCAACCTGAACAAGCGCCTGGGCGCGGACGGGGCCCGGGCCCGCCTCGCGGCCTGGCTGCGGTCCCGCGATGTTGCGGTCGTCGTTGCTCAGGAGCCGTACAAGCCGGCCGACCGGCGGCCGCCGGTTCTGCCGGGCTACGTCTTCGCCGGCGGCGACGGCCACCTCGCCGCCTGGGTGCGCGAGGACGTCCGCGTGCCGGTCGTGTCGGCGCCGACGCATTGGGCCCAGCGCCTGGAGCTGGGCTGGCTTACCGTCGTGCAGGTCCATCTCGACGCGTACACGAGCGCTGCGCGCGCGTCTCAGCTCATCGACCTCGCGTCGATGGCCGCTGGCGAGAAAGGGCGGCCGTTGCTGATCTGCGGGGACTTCAACCTGGCGCCCCGGCCGGAGGATGGCGTCTACGGCGACGAAGTCAGCGGTTTCACGGCCGACGCCGAGCGCAAGGCCCTGGAGCAACTGCTCGACTCCGCTGGCCTGGTGGACACCACAAAGGGCGAGGGCGACCCGACGTTCACCTTCGAGCGCACGTTCTCCGGCCGGCTCAGCCGATTCCGGTGCGATCTGGCCCTACTCAGCGACCACCTGGCGCCCGAGACCCCAGTCACCACGGACGGCACGGTGCGGACCGGAGAGCGGGCGTTCACGGACCACTCCGCACTGCTACTCGATCTCCCGGTCACGCCCGACGCGGCGGATCCGCCGGAAGACGTCCTGTTCTCGATCGGGGAGCTGACCGGTGCCGATCCGGCTCCCGGTGTGCACCGGGCTTACCAGCCGCACAAGACAGCCATGAGCCGCCAGGGCCCGTCTCCTGCTGCCCGGGCCGTGACGGCCACCCTGACCGGCCCGCTCGGAGTGTCGACGCTGCTGGACCACGGGTGCGGACGGGGAGCGGACGTGGCGCACTACCGGTCCGCCGGGCTGGAAGCGGACGGCTACGACCCTCATGCGGACTTCGGGTGGCCGCGGCCCGAGCGCGGCGGGTACGACCTGGTGACCCAGGCGTTTGTCCTGAACGTGTTGCCTAACCCCTGGGAACGCGTTCGTGCCCTCCAGGACGCCGCATCGTTCGTACGGCCTGGAGGGCACGTGTTGGTGGTGACTCGCTCACCCGAGGAGATCACGAAGGCGGCGGCCGCCGGGGGCTGGGCCCGACACCATGACGGCTTCTGGTCCAGCGAGGGCAAGGGGACCTTCCAGCGCGGGATCAGCGCCGAGGAGGGGGTGCTGCTTGGCCGGCACGCAGGGCTTGCGCCCGCGGGGAATTCGGCGCCGAGGCTCTCGCTGTCCGGGGTGAGCTATGTGCTGCTAGGCAGGGTGGCGGGCTAG